A window of the Dickeya dianthicola NCPPB 453 genome harbors these coding sequences:
- a CDS encoding ABC transporter permease — protein sequence MLGFLLLLLRNPLTAIGSAIVLVLMLMAIFSPWIATHDPLMQDLANTLQAPSASHWFGTDEFGRDVFSRLVYGSRITLYIVALVSITVGPIGLLLGVVAGYYGGVVDTILMRITDIFISFPSLVLALAFVAALGPGLEHVVIAITLTAWPPIARLARAETLSLRQADFVSAVKLQGASSLRILLHHIVPLCLPSVIIRITMNMAGIILTAAGLGFLGLGAQPPDPEWGAMISAGRRYMMECWWLVTIPGLAILINSLAFNFLGDGLRDILDPRTE from the coding sequence ATGCTGGGTTTTCTGCTGTTGCTGCTGCGCAATCCGCTGACGGCGATAGGGTCGGCGATTGTTCTGGTACTGATGCTGATGGCCATTTTTTCGCCGTGGATCGCCACCCATGACCCGCTGATGCAGGATCTTGCCAACACGTTGCAGGCGCCGAGCGCCAGCCATTGGTTCGGCACCGACGAGTTCGGCCGCGATGTGTTTAGCCGTCTGGTGTACGGTTCCCGCATCACGCTGTATATCGTGGCGCTGGTGTCGATCACCGTCGGGCCGATCGGGCTGTTGCTGGGCGTGGTCGCGGGGTATTACGGCGGGGTGGTCGACACCATTTTGATGCGCATCACCGATATCTTCATCTCATTCCCCAGTCTGGTGCTGGCGCTGGCGTTTGTGGCGGCGCTCGGCCCAGGGCTGGAACATGTAGTGATCGCCATTACGCTCACCGCCTGGCCGCCGATCGCGCGTCTGGCGAGGGCGGAAACCCTATCGCTGCGGCAGGCTGATTTTGTCTCGGCGGTCAAGCTACAGGGTGCGTCTTCGCTGCGCATTCTGCTGCACCACATCGTGCCGCTGTGTCTGCCTTCGGTGATTATCCGCATCACCATGAACATGGCAGGGATCATTCTGACTGCCGCCGGTCTGGGCTTTCTTGGGCTGGGGGCGCAGCCGCCCGACCCGGAATGGGGGGCGATGATTTCGGCTGGCCGACGCTACATGATGGAGTGCTGGTGGCTGGTGACGATTCCGGGGCTGGCGATTTTGATCAACAGTCTGGCGTTCAATTTCCTTGGAGACGGCTTACGTGACATCCTCGATCCCAGAACTGAATAA
- a CDS encoding ABC transporter substrate-binding protein: MKARAILRTLLLSTLCMAATPAMLSAKTPDDQLIVGMNMNNMLSLDPAAMTGNEVVGVVVNLYDSLVELDPDNLSHVLPALAKSWSISDDGKVITFNLVDNAKFHSGNPVAAEDFVWSMSRLLHLNMAQATTWKSYGFTADNVAKMIRAKDARTVEIELPKPNDAKLIIYSLATLGSGSVLDRKTVLQHEKNGDWGNGWLTTNEAGSGPFKLDVWQAKDVLRISRVSGYWQGDAKMKRVIFRHMTESQALRLMIEKGDIDVATGMSVPDINALKQDKDVVVKEVTKGTLYYVSMSLKNTYFANPKVREAVRYLIDYDGINNTVMTGYGFYHQRPIQKGMDATLPDPGYKLDVARAKTLLAQAGYPNGFETTLRVLSDQPFLNLATSVQSTLAQAGIKVQILSGTGNQVYGAMRDRKFDMLVGRGGGGVDPHPHSSLRSVVYNPDNSDEARLTNFQGWRTSFYDKQLNEIIDQALLEKDPQKQKQMYIDVQNRYEALYPAIIPVSQMIDSVVLRKDVMKYVPHPSSTTHLRDVYKQR; encoded by the coding sequence CGGCCATGCTGTCTGCCAAAACCCCTGACGATCAACTGATTGTCGGCATGAACATGAACAACATGCTGTCGCTGGATCCGGCCGCCATGACCGGCAATGAAGTGGTGGGCGTGGTCGTCAACCTCTACGATTCGCTGGTCGAGCTGGACCCCGACAACCTGAGCCACGTGTTGCCGGCGCTGGCGAAAAGCTGGAGCATAAGCGACGACGGCAAAGTCATCACTTTCAATCTGGTCGATAACGCGAAATTCCATTCCGGCAACCCGGTGGCCGCGGAAGATTTTGTCTGGTCGATGAGCCGATTGCTGCACCTGAACATGGCGCAGGCGACCACCTGGAAATCGTACGGTTTTACGGCGGATAACGTCGCGAAGATGATCCGCGCCAAAGATGCCCGTACGGTGGAGATCGAATTGCCCAAGCCCAACGATGCCAAGCTTATCATCTACTCGCTGGCGACGCTGGGCAGCGGCTCGGTGCTGGATCGCAAAACGGTGCTGCAACACGAGAAAAACGGCGACTGGGGCAATGGCTGGCTGACCACCAATGAAGCCGGTTCCGGCCCTTTCAAACTGGATGTGTGGCAGGCGAAAGATGTGCTGCGCATCAGCCGCGTCAGCGGTTATTGGCAGGGCGACGCCAAAATGAAGCGCGTGATTTTCCGGCATATGACCGAATCGCAGGCGCTGCGGTTAATGATCGAAAAAGGCGACATCGATGTGGCGACCGGCATGTCGGTGCCGGATATCAACGCGCTTAAGCAGGATAAAGATGTCGTGGTGAAAGAAGTGACCAAAGGCACGTTGTATTACGTGTCGATGAGCCTGAAGAACACGTACTTCGCCAATCCGAAAGTGCGCGAAGCGGTACGCTATCTGATCGACTACGACGGCATCAACAACACCGTGATGACCGGCTATGGTTTCTACCATCAGCGCCCGATCCAGAAAGGGATGGACGCCACGCTGCCTGATCCGGGTTACAAGCTGGACGTGGCGCGGGCGAAAACGCTGCTGGCGCAAGCAGGCTACCCGAACGGGTTTGAGACTACGCTGCGCGTGTTGTCCGATCAACCGTTCCTCAATCTCGCTACCTCCGTGCAATCGACACTGGCACAAGCCGGCATCAAGGTTCAGATCCTCTCCGGCACCGGTAATCAGGTCTATGGCGCGATGCGCGATCGCAAGTTCGACATGTTGGTCGGGCGCGGCGGCGGCGGCGTCGATCCTCATCCGCATTCCAGCTTGCGTTCCGTGGTTTACAACCCGGATAACAGCGACGAAGCCAGGCTGACCAATTTTCAGGGCTGGCGCACTTCGTTCTATGACAAGCAACTGAATGAGATTATCGATCAGGCGTTGCTGGAAAAAGACCCGCAAAAGCAGAAGCAGATGTATATCGATGTCCAGAACCGCTATGAGGCGCTGTACCCGGCCATTATTCCGGTTTCTCAGATGATTGACTCGGTGGTGCTGCGCAAGGACGTGATGAAGTATGTGCCGCATCCGTCTTCCACCACCCATCTGCGCGACGTCTACAAGCAACGCTAA
- a CDS encoding ABC transporter permease — protein MVFSERIKPGEWLRPGGMLRRLAKRLFQVAVTLFGLLILTFIIGRVMPIDPVLAIVGQDADQSTYHQVYQQLGLDKPLYVQFWIYFNALLHGDLGNALLTGRPVIDDIIRVFPATIELATMAIIVGAGLGVPLGVLAAARRGKWADYVVRFISLAGYSTPIFWVGMMGLLVFYAWLNWVGGAGRVDMAYDGLVENRTGLLLVDAMLDGNWEVFRSALNHLVLPATLLGFHSLAYISRMTRSFMLAQLSQEYIITARVKGLSEFRVVWAHAFRNILVQLLTVVALAYGSLLEGAVLIETVFSWPGFGSYLTGSLLLGDMNAVMGCVLLVGLIFVSLNLLSDMLYQVFDPRTRV, from the coding sequence ATGGTTTTCTCTGAGCGAATTAAACCGGGCGAGTGGCTTAGGCCGGGAGGGATGTTGCGTCGGTTGGCGAAACGTCTATTCCAGGTCGCGGTCACGCTGTTTGGTTTATTGATCCTGACGTTTATTATCGGCCGCGTGATGCCTATCGATCCGGTGCTGGCGATCGTGGGGCAGGATGCCGACCAAAGCACCTACCATCAGGTTTATCAGCAACTGGGGTTGGATAAGCCGCTGTATGTCCAGTTCTGGATTTACTTCAACGCGCTGTTGCACGGCGATCTCGGCAATGCGTTGCTGACCGGCCGCCCGGTCATCGACGACATTATCCGGGTTTTCCCCGCCACCATTGAACTGGCGACGATGGCGATTATCGTCGGCGCCGGGCTGGGGGTGCCGCTGGGCGTGTTGGCGGCGGCAAGGCGCGGCAAATGGGCGGATTACGTGGTGCGTTTTATTAGCCTGGCCGGCTATTCCACCCCGATCTTTTGGGTGGGGATGATGGGGCTGCTGGTGTTCTATGCCTGGCTGAACTGGGTCGGCGGCGCCGGGCGGGTGGACATGGCCTACGACGGGCTGGTGGAAAACCGCACCGGCCTGCTGCTGGTCGACGCCATGCTGGATGGCAACTGGGAGGTGTTTCGCAGCGCGCTCAATCATCTGGTGCTGCCCGCCACCTTGCTGGGGTTTCACTCGCTGGCGTACATCAGCCGTATGACGCGCAGTTTCATGCTGGCGCAGCTGTCGCAGGAATACATCATCACCGCGCGGGTGAAAGGGCTGTCGGAATTTCGCGTCGTGTGGGCGCACGCGTTCCGCAACATCCTGGTGCAACTGCTGACGGTGGTGGCGCTGGCTTACGGGTCGCTGCTGGAAGGCGCGGTATTAATTGAGACGGTGTTCTCGTGGCCGGGGTTTGGCTCTTATCTCACCGGTAGTCTGCTGCTGGGCGACATGAACGCGGTGATGGGATGTGTCCTGCTGGTCGGGTTGATTTTCGTCAGCCTGAATCTGCTGTCGGACATGCTGTATCAGGTCTTTGATCCGAGGACGAGAGTATGA